The sequence below is a genomic window from Pirellulales bacterium.
GCTCGGAGCAATGTAAACGCAATAGACCTTGTCGTCGGTCACATAGCTCTGGACCCATTGAATCTGCGGGCCCAGTTGGCGCAGCACGCTGCACGATTTCTGGCTGATGGCCTGCAATTCGGCCGGCGAGAGCTTTCCGGCTCCCGGGATGTCGCGTTCGATAACGTACTTGGGCATCGAGATTCCTCACGGATCGTGAACGTGGGGTAAGTGGTCCGAAGGCACACCGCGCTAGCGCGGCTTGACGGTCGCGTCGTCCGCGGCCAACTCGCGCTGCCAGGCTTCGAGCAGCGCCAGGGCCGCCAGCGGGGTCAACTGATTGACGTCGGTCTCGCGCAGCCGGTCGAGCACGGGATGGTCGCTCGGGCCAAACAGCGTCAATTGCAACTGCCGGGGACCCGCACGATGGTCGCCGCCGCCCCCGCGGGCGTGTTCTTCTTCCAGTTGCGCGAGCACCTGCTTGGCCCGATCGAGCACCGTGCGCGGGACACCGGCCAGCCGTGCGACATGGATACCGTAACTCTTGTCCGCAGCGCCGTCGACGATCTTGTGCAGGAACACCACTTGATCGTCCCATTCCTTGACCGCGACGTTCAGGTTGGCGATGCCGCGGCGCGATTGGGCCAGCTCGGTCAGCTCGTGGTAGTGCGTCGCGAAGAGCGTGCGGCAGCCGACCCGGTCGTGCAAATGTTCGGTCACGGCCCAGGCCAGCGACAACCCGTCGTAGGTGCTCGTCCCCCGGCCGATCTCGTCGAGAATTACCAGGCTGTGGGCCGTCGCCCCGTTGAGGATTCGAGCCGTCTCGGTCATCTCGACCATGAAGGTGCTTTGGCCGCGCGCCAATTCGTCACTCGCCCCCACGCGGGCAAAAATGCGGTCGATCAGACCGATGCGTGCTGCCCGAGCCGGCACGAAACTGCCCAGGTGGGCCATCAGCGAGATCAGCGCGACCTGGCGGATGTAGGTACTCTTACCGGCCATGTTCGGCCCGGTGATCAGCAGCAGCACGGCTGCATCGGGGGCCGCTTCGGTGTCGTTCGGGACGAAGGTGCCCGACGGCAAGACCGCATCGAGCACCGGATGCCGCCCGTCGTGGATCGCGAGCACCGGTTCGGCAACGATCTCGGGGCGGCAGTAATTGCGATGCCGCGCCAGATCGGCCAGACCGGCGAGCGTGTCGATTTCGGCCAGCGCAGCCGCGGTGCGTTGCAGCCGCCGCGCCTCGGCCGCCACGCCGTCGCGCAGCGCCGTGAACAACTCATACTCGAGCTGCTTGGCGCGCTCGTCGGCCTGCAACACCTGTTCTTCGTATTCCTTCAACTCCGGCGTGATATACCGCTCGGCGTTCTTGACGGTCTGCTTGCGGATGAAATCTTCGGGCACCTTCTGCCCGTGCGCGTTGGTGACCTCGAGGTAGTAGCCAAAAACCTTGTTGAAGCCGACCTTGAGATTGGGAATCCCCGTGCGCTCGACCTGCGTCGCTTGATAACTGGCAATCCATTGCTTGCCGCCGGTCGCCAGGTCGCGCAACCGGTCGAGTTCGGCGTGAAAGCCGGCGCGAATGAACCCGCCTTCGCGGCTCACCAACGGGCAGTCCTCGACCAGAGCCTCGGACAGACGTGCGAACAAATCGCCGCAGCGATCCAATGCCGCATCCAGGGCCTGCAAGCGGGCCGACGCGGCGCCGGCGAGCCGTTGGCCGATGTCCGGCAACATCTGACAGGTGCGACCGAGAAACGATAGATCGCGGGGACTCGCGCGTCCGGTGGTGACGCGCGCGACGAGCCGTTCGAGATCGTAAACCTTGCGCAGGGCCTCGCGCAGGGCTTCGGCCCGTTGCGGCTGTGCAACCAGTTCGCCCACGGCGTCGAGCCGGTCGTTGATCGCTCCGGCGTCGACCAACGGATTGGCCAGCCACTCGGCCAGGCAGCGCGCGCCAAGCGGCGTCAACGTGCGATCGAGCACGGACAGTAGCGAACCCTCGCGCCGGCCCTCGCGCAGCGATCGGGTCAGTTCGAGACTGCGCCGCGTGGCCTCGTCGATTTCCAGGACCGTGCCCGGCTGGTAACGAACCAGGAGATCGACGTGTCCGAGGCCGGCCTTTTGAGTCTCAGCCAGATAGTCGAGCACCGCGCCAGCCGCGCGGATGGCCGCCGCATCGCGCGGCAGCTCAAAACCAAAACCCTCGAGCGAGTGGGTGCCAAAATGCCGGAGCAGACTCTGCCGGGTGCCCGCCTCGCCGAAGGCCCAAGGGGGCCGTCGCGAGACGGTCCAGCTTGCCAACCCCTGCGGCAGGTCGAGCTGTGCATCGTCCGGCAACAGGCACTCGACCGGCGCGATGCGCGATAGCTCGTCGGCCAGGCGCGCGGCAGGTACCTGCGTCGCGAAAAAGCGGCCCGTCGAAAGCTCGACCCAGGCCAGTCCGGTCGGCGCACCGGGCAACACCGCGGCCAGGTAGTTGCTCTCGCGCGGGTCGAGCAAGGCCTCGTCGGTCAGCGTGCCGGGCGTGACGATCCGCGTCACCTCGCGTTTCACGAGCCCTTTGGCCTGCTTGGGGTCTTCGACCTGTTCGCACACCGCGGCCCGCAAGCCGGCGGCAATCAGCTTGGCCAAGTAGCTGTCCAACTGGTGGTACGGAAAACCCGCCATCGGCGTGGCGTTCTCGCCTTTGTCGCGGCTCGTCAGGGCGATGCCCAGCACCCGCGCCGCCGTCTTGGCGTCGTCGAAGAACAGCTCGTAGAAATCGCCCATGCGGAACAGCAGCAGCGCGTCGCCGCAGGCGCTCTTCGCCTGCTCGTACTGCTGCATCATGGGAGTCGTAGCCACGCGGGTTTCCTTGCCAGGCGGGCGGAAAAAGGCCCCGCAAGACTAACAGCGCGTGGCGGGCGCTCTCAAGTGGCGCAAGCCGGACCCGCCCGGCGCGGCGGCCAGGTCGATTCCGCGCGAGGCCCGGCCCTGCCGCAAAGGAAGACGTCTCGCTATTGGACGAACTGCTCTTGTTCTTCGCCCGAATGCAGTTGCAACTCGCCGGTGTCCTCCAGTTTGCGGATGACGTCGACGATCTGCTGCTGGGCCTGCTCCACGGCGGAGAGCCGCACCGAGCCGAGGAACTCCATTTCCTCTTTGAGCATATCGGCCGCGCGGGCCGACATGTTGCCCAGCACCTTGGTCTTGAGCGCCTCGCTGGCACCCTTGAGCGCCAAGGCCCACTGCGAGGTCTCGACGTTCTTGAAGACGGTTTGCAGGTCTTTGTCGGTGAACTTGTTGATGTCTTCGAACACGAACATCAGCCGGCGGATCTCTTCGACCAGGTCGGGATCTTCCTGGGCCAGGTTTTCTAGCAGCGCGCGTTCGGTGGCCCGGTCGGTGACGTTGAGCATCTCGGCGACGCTTTCCACGCCGCCGGCCTTTTCGAACGACTGGCTCATCACGCTGGCCATCCGCGTTTCGAGGCCTTTTTCGACCTCGTGAATGATCTCCGGGTTGGTCTGGCCCATCTTGGCCACCCGTCGCACGACGGCCAATTGCCGCTCGGTGGGCAGCGCCTTGATCACGTCGGCAGCCTGCTGCGGGCGGAGATGCGAAAGAATCAGGGCAATCGTCTGCGGATGCTCGTCGGAGATGAACGTCAGCAGGTTCTGGCTGTCGACCTTCTTGAGAAACGCGAAAGGAATCGCTTCGATCGACTGGCGCACGTTGTCGAGCGTGCCGCCGGCATTCTTGCCCAAGGCCTTTTCCACCAGCGTCTTGGCCAGGGCCAGGCCGCCAGAATGCGTGGCCACGGTCGCCGGGTTCGATTCGGCGAATTCCCGGATCGCCACCTCTTGTTCGTCAGAATTGAAGCGGCCGATGCGGGCGATCTCGATCGACACGGCCTCGACGGCCTTCGCATCCATCTGCGCGAGTAGCTGAGCGGCCTGCTCCTCGGGCAGGCTCATCAGCACGATCGCCGCCTTGCGAAGTTCATTTCCGGCCATCGTGCGGCCTTCCCGTGCGTAGTGAGATCCTGGTCGAAGGGTCGGCCGTGCCGCAATCTCCCAACCACCAGGCGATCACGCCTGCCACGGCTTGCGGCTGTTGATCGGCCAGACGGCGGAATTGAGCCACGGTCGCTGCCTGGGTCGCCGAACGAGGCGAGTTCGGGCGATCACTCGCCTGCCGTCGTGAGAACATAGGGCGTCTACCCAAGGCACGTGCCGCACGAAATCCCCTAGCTTGCACCAGCCGATCGACAGCCGGGCGCGAAGCGGCCCTGATATCGGCCAGGCAGCCGGGAATTCTTGAGCCGAAGCGGCGGGCTAGCACCGCACTCTTGCCGCCGGCGCCCGCGTAGTGTTCGTCGCCTGCCGCGCCACAGGTCAGACCGCGACTGGCGCGGCGACTTCGTTCAAGCCCACTTCGAGCGCCAAGGGCCCCCAGGGCGATTCAAAGTCGATCACGATTGGCTTGACGTTCGAGGGAAAGCGGACTTCGTGCCCGCGCCCGGTGATCACGTTGGGCAGGCTGATCGAGAGGGTGAAATCCGTGAGTTGGGCCTTCGCAGCCCCGGCCACCATGTTGGCGAGCTCGCCCACCGCGTCGACAACGTCGTTGTTGATCTCCGTGGCCTCGGTCATGAGCATCGTGCTGGCGGCCCGCAAGGCCACGTCCCCCGACAGGCTCAAGACGACCGTGCCCTGGGCCTGTCCCGAGAGGCCGACGATTCCGCTGACCTCATGGTGGGGCGACAACGACGATTTCAGGCTCAGCGACTTGCGCGAGATCGGACACCCCAGCATGGTATCGAACGTGTTCACCAAGGCCGAGATAAACGGATTGATGTACTCGACCTTCATCGCCGGACCGTACCCTTCGTGCGCGCTGCCCGCGCAGCAGCCGCGCTGCGCGAAGTTGTCGCAAACTTAGAACGCACTCTTGCCAGGGGCAAACCGGAGCACCGTCCGGCGGTACCGGTTGTAGTGATCGTGCGCAAGCTGCCGGCGCGCGAGACCTTAATCGACGGAGCGAACTTCGACCTTGCGATACTCAAGCGTCGAGCCGTGGTTTTGCAGGCCCAAGTACCCGCTGGTGCGCGCCACGCCGGGATGCTCTTTGAGCTGGTCCTGGTAGTCGTCGAGATTGGCCTTCACGATCTGCGTGCCATTGAGCGTCACCTCGACCTTCCGACCGACGCAGCGGATGTGCATCGATTGCCACTCGCCCGCAGGCTTCGAGACGCGCGGCTTGGCCGCGGCCAGGCCGTACAGACTGCCGCAGTATTGATACGGCTGCAAATTCGCATATTGCGCATCGGCGTCGTCGAGCACCTGGACTTCCATGCCGGCGAACGCCGGGTTGCCCTGGTGAGGCGCCCGCAGGAACACGCCGCTGTTGCCACCCTTCGGGACCCGGAACTCGACGCGGATCTCGAAGTCGCTGTACTGCTCCGTGGTCGAAAGCCAGCCCCCTTCGCTCCCGCTGCAGACCAGCATTCCGTCGACCACCTTCCAGGCCGATTCCGGCCCGTCGATCGCTTGCCAGCCCGAGAGATCCTTGCCGTTGAACAGCGGTTTCCATTCGCCTGCGGCGGCCAGTGCGCCGGGAAGCACGGTCATGAACAACAGCGCGAGCGAGACATTGCGGGAGGACATGCGTAGAGACTCCGGAGCTGCGAGGCAAGGCATGCGGCGGACGTGGGCCACGCCGCGGCGGGTGGCCCGAGTGTAACGCACCTCGCCTCGAATTGCAGAGATTCGGTCCCCTCCCTGCCAGGTGAAAAAAACATCGACCTCCACGACAGGCCGGGTTACCATAGGCCCGTTACATCTCCTGGGGGGGAACTCCGATGATGCGCCGCAAGCGGTTCGGGCAGGGTCTCTGCGCAGACAGTCGATCACGGCATCTGCGGCTCGATAGCCTGGAACCGCGCCTGCTGATGGCCACGCGCGTGGTCACCATTGGCGATAGCTGGGCCAGTTTCATCGCCAACGGCGCGCCGGGGTCGATCGCCGATTCCGGCACCGGCAACAGCCTGCAGACGGTCCTCAATGCGTTCGGCACCGGGGCGCAAGTCTACAACGGCGGGTTCTACGGCGGCACGGCGGCCCAGCACGCCACGTCGTTGGCACAGATCACGGCCAACATCAATGCCGCCGGCCCCGATGCCGACATCGTTTACCTCAGCTCGGGCGGCAACGACATGCTCCTGGGCTCGCTCGCCGGCGGCTGGTATCTCGACATGCCGCCCGCCGCGGCCAGTGCGCTGTACGCCTCGATCCAGGCCAATGTGCAAACCGTCGTCAACCACATCCTCAGCCTGCGGCCGGACATCCAAATCGTCATCGGCAGCTACGACTATCCGAACTTTTTCGATCCCGATCTGACCAACGGCGGGTCGGCCCAAGTCTTGCGGGCCAACTATCACCTCGGCCTCAGCGGCACCGGATACCTGGTTAATCCGTTCCTCGAATTCCCACAGCAACAGGGAGCGAACGCCGCGTTCCGTTCGCAGGAACAGGGCAAAATCGATATCGCCAACGCCAGCCGCCGCGTCCATCACATCTACAACTACGGTCTCATCAATTCCCTCGACGGCTACGAGGGGTACTTCGGCACGGTGGCGGCAGGCTTTTCGCAGGCCACGTACAACGACCTGCCGATCGACCGCGACCGCCTCGGCAGCAGCGGCGGCGACCCGATTCACCTGGACACGACCGGCTACAACGTCCTGGCGCTGAATACGTACAACGGCTTCTTCAACACGGCGCTGCAAAACGCTGCGCTTGCCCTGAACACGAACTCGATCAACTACGGCAACGTGCGCGTCGGCACCAACGGCGGCTTCGGGCTGATCGCCTCGAACTCGGGTCCGAATTTCACCAAGGTCAAATCGCTGCAATTCGCCGCCGCCACGGGAGACTTTTCCGGTGGCGGGACGTCCTTCGACCCCTTGTTCAAAGACCCCTCGCTGGGCAGCGACAGCGCAGCGGTCAACTACGTCTATGCCCCCAGTGCCCGCGGGGCCGACGCGAGCAGCGTGCTGGTCTCGAGCAACAGCGGCAACGTCAATGTCAATCTGTCGGGCACCGGCGTCGGCCCGGTGTTCAGTGGTGCCTCGTCGGTCGACTTCGGCAATGTTGCCAACGGCAACAATTCGACTTTGCCGCTGAACATCGTGAACTCGACTTCGGACGGCAACCTCGGCAACCTGACCAACTTGTCGCTCTTGTCGGCCGTCATCACCGGTGACGATGCCGGGTATTTCACGCTCAATGGATTTACGCCCGGCATGTCGCTCGCCGCAGGTGCCGGCGCAGGCATCAGCGTCACCTTCAACGCAAACATGCCGAGCGGTCCCAAGAACGCGGTCCTGACGATCACCACCGACGTCGGCGCCGCGTTTGGCGCGTCGGGACAGGTGATCAACATTCCCTTGACGGGCTTCTCGTACACGGGCCCGCCCGTGGCCGAAGCTGGTGGGCCCTACACGGGGACCGAGGTCGGTGTCGCGCTCGCAGGGTCGGCCACCGGTGCGGTGACGAGCTACGAATGGGACCTGGACAATAACGGCTCGTTCGAAACCCCCGGGCAGAATGTCGTCTTCTACGCTGCCGAGCAAGGGGTGTATACCGTCGTGCTAAGGGCCAACGGTCCCGGCGGTAGCACGACCGACACGGCCAGCGTCACGGTAAACAACGCGCC
It includes:
- a CDS encoding DUF4242 domain-containing protein, with translation MPKYVIERDIPGAGKLSPAELQAISQKSCSVLRQLGPQIQWVQSYVTDDKVYCVYIAPSQDLVERHAREGGFPANRISEVRAIIDPTTGD
- the mutS gene encoding DNA mismatch repair protein MutS → MMQQYEQAKSACGDALLLFRMGDFYELFFDDAKTAARVLGIALTSRDKGENATPMAGFPYHQLDSYLAKLIAAGLRAAVCEQVEDPKQAKGLVKREVTRIVTPGTLTDEALLDPRESNYLAAVLPGAPTGLAWVELSTGRFFATQVPAARLADELSRIAPVECLLPDDAQLDLPQGLASWTVSRRPPWAFGEAGTRQSLLRHFGTHSLEGFGFELPRDAAAIRAAGAVLDYLAETQKAGLGHVDLLVRYQPGTVLEIDEATRRSLELTRSLREGRREGSLLSVLDRTLTPLGARCLAEWLANPLVDAGAINDRLDAVGELVAQPQRAEALREALRKVYDLERLVARVTTGRASPRDLSFLGRTCQMLPDIGQRLAGAASARLQALDAALDRCGDLFARLSEALVEDCPLVSREGGFIRAGFHAELDRLRDLATGGKQWIASYQATQVERTGIPNLKVGFNKVFGYYLEVTNAHGQKVPEDFIRKQTVKNAERYITPELKEYEEQVLQADERAKQLEYELFTALRDGVAAEARRLQRTAAALAEIDTLAGLADLARHRNYCRPEIVAEPVLAIHDGRHPVLDAVLPSGTFVPNDTEAAPDAAVLLLITGPNMAGKSTYIRQVALISLMAHLGSFVPARAARIGLIDRIFARVGASDELARGQSTFMVEMTETARILNGATAHSLVILDEIGRGTSTYDGLSLAWAVTEHLHDRVGCRTLFATHYHELTELAQSRRGIANLNVAVKEWDDQVVFLHKIVDGAADKSYGIHVARLAGVPRTVLDRAKQVLAQLEEEHARGGGGDHRAGPRQLQLTLFGPSDHPVLDRLRETDVNQLTPLAALALLEAWQRELAADDATVKPR
- the fliG gene encoding flagellar motor switch protein FliG, encoding MAGNELRKAAIVLMSLPEEQAAQLLAQMDAKAVEAVSIEIARIGRFNSDEQEVAIREFAESNPATVATHSGGLALAKTLVEKALGKNAGGTLDNVRQSIEAIPFAFLKKVDSQNLLTFISDEHPQTIALILSHLRPQQAADVIKALPTERQLAVVRRVAKMGQTNPEIIHEVEKGLETRMASVMSQSFEKAGGVESVAEMLNVTDRATERALLENLAQEDPDLVEEIRRLMFVFEDINKFTDKDLQTVFKNVETSQWALALKGASEALKTKVLGNMSARAADMLKEEMEFLGSVRLSAVEQAQQQIVDVIRKLEDTGELQLHSGEEQEQFVQ
- a CDS encoding chemotaxis protein CheX, which codes for MKVEYINPFISALVNTFDTMLGCPISRKSLSLKSSLSPHHEVSGIVGLSGQAQGTVVLSLSGDVALRAASTMLMTEATEINNDVVDAVGELANMVAGAAKAQLTDFTLSISLPNVITGRGHEVRFPSNVKPIVIDFESPWGPLALEVGLNEVAAPVAV
- a CDS encoding DUF1080 domain-containing protein, coding for MSSRNVSLALLFMTVLPGALAAAGEWKPLFNGKDLSGWQAIDGPESAWKVVDGMLVCSGSEGGWLSTTEQYSDFEIRVEFRVPKGGNSGVFLRAPHQGNPAFAGMEVQVLDDADAQYANLQPYQYCGSLYGLAAAKPRVSKPAGEWQSMHIRCVGRKVEVTLNGTQIVKANLDDYQDQLKEHPGVARTSGYLGLQNHGSTLEYRKVEVRSVD